GCCATCCGGGAATAATTTCTACAGAATGCAGAGGTTGTTTTTGTAATAATTGTTGATAAACTTCCGGGAAATCTGCAACGGTTTTACTCAATCCCTGACAGACAGTTGAACTGGTAGTGTATTCATAAGCAATGGTTGCGAGAGTGCAATCATCACTGTAAAGTTCGATTTGACAGCGATCGCATTTGAGTAACTGTGTTAATTCTTGAATCGCTGTTTCTAGTACCTGGCTTGCATCTAGATTGTCGCGGATGTTTTCTGTAATGCGTCGCCCCAGCGCTTGAAAATCCTGAATTCTTTCTAACTCAGCTGTATGCTGTTGTTTTTGTAATTTCATCTGGGCTTTCAGCTTTTCTACTTGCTGCTGAAGTTCTGCTTGCTGGCCTGCAATTCCGATTTGGGTTGCTAGATGTTTGAGTAAGTCAATTTCTGGATCTTGCCACTGATGGGGTTTACTGCAATGCTGGGCAATCAATAGCCCCCACAACTCCTGTTGTAGGAGAATTGGCACAACTAAATTAGCCCTCACCTGCAATGAGGCGAGAAAATCTATTTGACAAGGATGTAACCCAGCTGCATAAATGTCTTCAATTACTTGAATTCCGCCTCGTTTGTAGCGATCGCGATTTTTGCTGCTAAAGCAAGGATCTGTAATATTTTTATCTAACAACGAACCGCTAGCAGCCACAGTTGCTTCTGCAACGATGCGATCGTTGCCATTAGCTAAGAAGCGGTAAACTAAAACGCGATCGCTGTCTAATAAATTCCGCAATTCTTTAACTATCTGTTGCAGAATTGTTTCTAAATCTTGAGATTGACCAATTTTTTGCGCGATCGCTTCTACTAGTTGCGCCCTTTGCTGTTGTAGCTTACTGCCTCGTTCTAGCTGCTTTGCCGGAGTAATATTACTACTAGTGCCAATCAATCGGTAAATTCTAGAGTTAGCATCCCGTAATGGTGTCAGCGTCGTACTCCACCAAGTAGGAACCCCTTGAAATTGCAAGCATTGTTCGTAAGAAATTGTTTTACCAAAGCGTACACAATCACTATAGTGCTGTCTTACCCTAGCCGCATCCGTGGGTGAGAGAATATCCTCAGGTCTTTTACCTTTGAGTTCATCCGATCTCAGTCCTACCCATCGTTCGTGAGTTGGGTTAAGCGCTACATAGCGAAAATCTCCATCTTCGAGAACGTCAACCACAAAAATAGATGCCTGCCCAGAATCGTAGATACTGAGTAGAAACTGTTCGCTACTACTTTTATTTTCTGCATCTTTTCCGAAGAGAAAGTAAGGCGGTGATAGCGGTTTCAGCTCTACACTTGATTCGGATTGATTAATATTCATGCGAGAGTCCCTGTCTGGTGTTACTGACTCATCTAGGCGCTCTCTCTTATTTTTACTATGGTAAGAATGCTCCTTAGCGCCTAAAGCAAAGGATGTCAGCCTTTATTTATTTGAGTTTGTGTCTTTTTTATTTACAATCAGAAATCTCGAAAAGCCCATAACAGTAAGCTTAACAAGCCTTACTCATTGAAGGCGAAAATATATGAGTAAGTTAACGCAAACTGACTTGAGATTGATTGTTAACAATTCCTTAAGATTTTTGCACGTATTGTAGGTATATTCAAGCAGGATCGTCAATAATTGTAATAATTTTTAATGCAAGACGACGGGAGTGTGGGGAGAAATGACTATTGACTCTTGACTCTTCACCAATGAGAAATTCAATTCAGCAATTTATATGCGTTCATCCCGGTGAGAATTGAAAAGATTAACCAAGCGATCGCTAAACCGATGACTTCGCCTAAAAATACCTGGGTAAGTTGGCGTAAAACAATCCCGATAGCAGAACCGATGGGTATGGCAATTGCCCAACTGACTGCACTAATGAAGATCCAGCGCCAAGCTAAAGGAACTGACTGGTAAATTGCTAACCATTGAGCGAGTCCAATGACAAAACCGCCAATGACGCCGTAAAATGCGCCAGTGAGGATTCTCATAGGAAGCAATTGAGTAGTGGGTACAATCCAACCAACTACACCAACACCAATAACTGCGATCGCTATCCAACCCACAACGGTGAAAAACACCCACTTTCCATAGAAGCTTGTCTGTCTGAGAATGAGACTTTGAGCAGAAGCGATCGCGAGTCCGCCAATCGCAGCTTGTACAACGCCCAAATCGGGCTTTTCACCAATTTCAATGAAGAGCAAACTTACTAAAAAACCGCTAAAAGTAGCTAAAGTCCACCGCAGTGTAAAACTAAATTGAGGTTTAGCAGGCGCAAATAGCATCAAATTTTCTTCGGTAGTAACATTGGTGTTGCAGCTTTGGTATTAAATATTTCTCGAAAAGCCCGGCGGCGCTGCTGGGGTGATTCCGGCGAGATGTAACCCCATAAACTTTCCCAATAAAAAAATGAAATACCGGGAAATTTGCGATCGCGTACCACTTTCACCTGTTCTTTAATTTGAGCAATATCTACAGAATCGCGTAGAGTTCCGGTTGATATCCCCACACCTACAGGTATTTGACTGCGAGCAAATTCTACCGCTGGTTTTTCCAGTTCAGCAATAAAACTGCTTTTGTTATCTCGATATACCTGCAAAATCAACTCATCTACCAAACCTTTTTTTACCCAATCTTCCCAATTTTGTAAGTAGTATTTGTAAGCAAAAGCTTGAGAATTCGGAGATAGAGAAATTTTCACCTCAGGTTTAATCGCCTTCACAGCTTGATAGATTGCAGCCATAAAATCGGTAATTTTATCGGCTCGCCAACGCATCCATTCGGGATCAAAAGGGTTTTTTGGCGGACTTTTACCTTGATGTTCTTGCTGATAGAGTTCGACAGTAAAAGCATCGTAACCAAACTGTACTGGCATCCCAAAATGATCGTCAAGCTGAATACCATCCACATCATAATTGCTAACAACTTCCACAATTAGCTCTTGAATAAACTCTTGAACTTGCGGATGTAGAGGATTCAGCCAAGCTTGCTTACTGATATGACTAGTATCGATTTCCTCCAATGGAATTTCTTTAATTGATTTGATACCTTCTTGTCCAATTGTCAACCAATCAGAGTATCGCCTGGCTAATTCTGAATTAGGCGGTGTCATAAAACCGTATTCAAACCAAGGAACAATACTTAACCCTTTAGGTTTAGCAAGTTTAATTAACTTAGCTAAAACATCACCTCCACCATGCATAACTTTGAGTAAAGTTTGCGTATCAGAACCAATAAATCTTTTGGCAACCGCACTATTGTAAAAAGTATGCCCTCTATTCCAAACTACAGGATAAATCGTATTAAAGTTGAGTGCCGAAAGTTGGTTGACAGCGCGGTTAATACCCCAAGGCACAAAGAATACGCCACTAGCAACATTAGTTAGCCAAACGCCACGAATTTCTGTTGTGGTTGGATGGCTGGCTTTTTGGTAATTAACTGAGTGAGAAGGAAGCGAAAATGCGATTAAGCATAATATTAATTCCAAACACAGCCAGTAACAAAAATAACGGCGGGCAAACCGATTCATCTGTGAGATTGACTTACTTTTGAACGAATAGAAGGAATATATATAACTACAAAATAAATTTCAAGGCTCCGGATCGTGTAGCTATATGTTGATTCTTCGTGATATCCAAAGATGCCATTAGCAAAACTGCAAATCCTTCATTTTTCGAGACTATCAAATATAGCCTCTATATAGAAGAGTAAAAATATGCAAAAAAAGCCTGGGTTAGCAGGCTTTTTTACTAAAACTTACAAAAATCTATGTCTCTGTGGTTTATTGAAATAATTTACTGCTGTGAAATCTTTTACTATTTCCAATCAAAAAACTGTTCGCAGCTAACAATTAATTAAAATCTATCTACTCCTTCAAATTGCTTGACACTTGCTGCATTTGCCGCCTCCCCACAAGTGCGTGGTGTAGGGAATATCTTTCCTGGATTAGCTAAACCTTGAGGATTAAATACTTCCCTTACCCATTGCATAGTTTCTAAATCGGTTTGGCTAAACATATCTGGCATATAGCACTTTTTATCTGCACCAATACCATGTTCGCCAGAAATGCTACCGCCTACTCTCACACAAAGTTTGAGAATTTCTCCTCCTAATTCTTCCACTTTTTCTAATGCTCCATGCACCGAATTATCGTAAAGAATTAGTGGATGAAGATTGCCATCGCCAGCATGAAATACATTGGCAACTCGATAACCAAATTTTTGGCTTAATAA
The genomic region above belongs to Calothrix sp. NIES-2098 and contains:
- a CDS encoding multi-sensor signal transduction histidine kinase is translated as MNINQSESSVELKPLSPPYFLFGKDAENKSSSEQFLLSIYDSGQASIFVVDVLEDGDFRYVALNPTHERWVGLRSDELKGKRPEDILSPTDAARVRQHYSDCVRFGKTISYEQCLQFQGVPTWWSTTLTPLRDANSRIYRLIGTSSNITPAKQLERGSKLQQQRAQLVEAIAQKIGQSQDLETILQQIVKELRNLLDSDRVLVYRFLANGNDRIVAEATVAASGSLLDKNITDPCFSSKNRDRYKRGGIQVIEDIYAAGLHPCQIDFLASLQVRANLVVPILLQQELWGLLIAQHCSKPHQWQDPEIDLLKHLATQIGIAGQQAELQQQVEKLKAQMKLQKQQHTAELERIQDFQALGRRITENIRDNLDASQVLETAIQELTQLLKCDRCQIELYSDDCTLATIAYEYTTSSTVCQGLSKTVADFPEVYQQLLQKQPLHSVEIIPGWQPRLRVITQIAYPIFDAQGIIGNLWAIRATQQPFDELENGLVAQIANECAIAIRRSRLNQTIQTQAKQLETIERLKSEFIRTLAQELRTPITSISLAAQTLESVLTTERLSDRDIVAQLLQILHSECGRGSKLIKDLLTLTQQEDPHDRQTLIAIDLQTWLPPIVESFRQVTACQRQQLKLDIATALPPLETDITELERIVTELLSHICKYTPAGKTIAVSAQLIADMVQISFQNSGLEIPVQHQTRIFEPFYYLAKNNAWQHSGTGLELALVQKMVKHLGGSIQVESVAGETTFILKFPKA